A part of Cuculus canorus isolate bCucCan1 chromosome 23, bCucCan1.pri, whole genome shotgun sequence genomic DNA contains:
- the SCN2B gene encoding sodium channel subunit beta-2 isoform X1, giving the protein MSLEAWLPQPTLFLTGLSLLLSLAPTALGMEVMAPATINALNGSSVKLSCTFNSCYKVENKQFSLNWTYQECRNCSEELFLQFRTKIMNKQLDRFGNRVEFTGNPTKYDVSFTLKNVQLEDEGTYNCYVLNPPDRHRGHASISLKVLTKEPPKHDSTVAVIVGASVGGFLAVVILVLMVVKCVRRKKQQRLNTDDQKTEEEGKTDGEGNPDEGTK; this is encoded by the exons ATGAGCCTGGAAGCTTGGCTCCCGCAGCCCACCTTGTTCCTCACTGGCCTCAGCTTGCTCCTCTCGCTGG CGCCCACGGCGTTGGGCATGGAGGTCATGGCTCCCGCCACCATCAATGCCTTGAACGGCTCCTCGGTGAAGCTCTCCTGCACCTTCAACTCCTGCTACAAGGTGGAGAACAAGCAGTTCTCTCTCAACTGGACGTACCAGGAGTGCAGGAACTGTTCTGAGGAGCTG TTCCTGCAATTCCGGACAAAGATCATGAACAAGCAGCTGGACCGCTTCGGGAACCGTGTGGAGTTCACCGGGAACCCCACCAAGTACGATGTGTCCTTCACCCTCAAAAACGTTCAGCTGGAGGATGAAGGCACCTACAATTGCTACGTCCTCAACCCCCCGGACCGGCACCGGGGCCACGCCAGCATTAGCCTGAAGGTGCTCACCAAAG AGCCCCCAAAGCACGACTCGACGGTGGCCGTCATCGTGGGCGCCTCTGTAGGCGGCTTCTTGGCCGTGGTGATCCTGGTACTGATGGTGGTGAAATGTGTGCGCCGGAAAAAGCAGCAGCGGCTGAACACCGACGACCAGAAGacggaggaggaagggaagacaGATGGCGAAGGCAATCCAGACGAGGGCACCAAGTAA
- the SCN2B gene encoding sodium channel subunit beta-2 isoform X2 → MEVMAPATINALNGSSVKLSCTFNSCYKVENKQFSLNWTYQECRNCSEELFLQFRTKIMNKQLDRFGNRVEFTGNPTKYDVSFTLKNVQLEDEGTYNCYVLNPPDRHRGHASISLKVLTKEPPKHDSTVAVIVGASVGGFLAVVILVLMVVKCVRRKKQQRLNTDDQKTEEEGKTDGEGNPDEGTK, encoded by the exons ATGGAGGTCATGGCTCCCGCCACCATCAATGCCTTGAACGGCTCCTCGGTGAAGCTCTCCTGCACCTTCAACTCCTGCTACAAGGTGGAGAACAAGCAGTTCTCTCTCAACTGGACGTACCAGGAGTGCAGGAACTGTTCTGAGGAGCTG TTCCTGCAATTCCGGACAAAGATCATGAACAAGCAGCTGGACCGCTTCGGGAACCGTGTGGAGTTCACCGGGAACCCCACCAAGTACGATGTGTCCTTCACCCTCAAAAACGTTCAGCTGGAGGATGAAGGCACCTACAATTGCTACGTCCTCAACCCCCCGGACCGGCACCGGGGCCACGCCAGCATTAGCCTGAAGGTGCTCACCAAAG AGCCCCCAAAGCACGACTCGACGGTGGCCGTCATCGTGGGCGCCTCTGTAGGCGGCTTCTTGGCCGTGGTGATCCTGGTACTGATGGTGGTGAAATGTGTGCGCCGGAAAAAGCAGCAGCGGCTGAACACCGACGACCAGAAGacggaggaggaagggaagacaGATGGCGAAGGCAATCCAGACGAGGGCACCAAGTAA
- the LOC104054289 gene encoding junctional adhesion molecule-like isoform X3, producing the protein MEMLLSLILVLTWLERCSRVAGWVFTEPQLRASAGDSVLLQCLFLDPVAKGWTMTKVDWLRMAGAGTQKEEMVFYYYSNHSIPVGRFRHRVQWQGDVTRWDGSIQLRDIQVNDSGTYVCEIRLLQCSSIFKNRTVLHVSPTEQRAGRGAADARNAAALGSTGFWPLAAGCGCVAVVLAFLAGLSLRKRSAANTALEKTGSGGNKNRAEEAFYSSIPGPEVPKAEQDAGKKRRAEETYITMHPSPFRENGIYVELSKRGIPAEWMGEERRGNGQSEESLQ; encoded by the exons ATGGAGATGTTGCTGAGCCTGATTCTGGTGCTGACATGGCTGG AGCGATGCAGCAGGGTGGCTGGCTGGGTCTTCACGGAGCCTCAGCTACGAGCCAGCGCTGGGGACTCTGTCCTGCTGCAGTGCCTCTTCCTAGACCCGGTGGCCAAAGGATGGACGATGACCAAAGTGGACTGGCTACGCATGGCAGGAGCCGGCACGCAGAAG gaggagatggtgTTTTATTACTACAGCAACCATAGCATCCCTGTGGGTCGTTTCCGGCACCGGGTGCAGTGGCAAGGGGACGTCACCCGCTGGGACGGCTCTATCCAGCTGCGGGACATACAGGTGAACGACAGCGGCACGTATGTGTGTGAGATCCGGCTGCTCCAGTGCAGCAGCATCTTCAAGAACCGCACGGTGCTGCATGTCAGCCCCACGGAACAGAGAG CAGGACGAGGAGCAGCAGATGCCCGGAACGCTGCAGCCCTGGGATCCACTGGGTTTTGGCCTCTGGCTGCGGGCTGTGGCTGTGTGGCTGTTGTGCTGGCTTTCCTGGCAGGACTCAGCCTGAGAAAGAG GTCTGCAGCCAACACGGCCCTGGAGAAGACTGGAAGTGGTGGCAACAAGAACAGAGCAGAG GAAGCATTTTACTCCTCAATCCCTGGACCTGAGGTACCCAAGGCTGAACAAGATGcggggaagaagaggagagccGAGGAGACCTACATAACCATG CACCCCTCTCCCTTCCGGGAGAACGGCATCTACGTGGAGCTTTCCAAGAGGGGGATCCCAGCAGAATGGATGGGCGAGGAGAGACGGGGCAATGGACAAAGCGAGGAAAGCCTGCAGTAG
- the LOC104054289 gene encoding junctional adhesion molecule-like isoform X1: MGTGRLHLAVLPGLILLSLSPAERCSRVAGWVFTEPQLRASAGDSVLLQCLFLDPVAKGWTMTKVDWLRMAGAGTQKEEMVFYYYSNHSIPVGRFRHRVQWQGDVTRWDGSIQLRDIQVNDSGTYVCEIRLLQCSSIFKNRTVLHVSPTEQRAGRGAADARNAAALGSTGFWPLAAGCGCVAVVLAFLAGLSLRKRSAANTALEKTGSGGNKNRAEEAFYSSIPGPEVPKAEQDAGKKRRAEETYITMHPSPFRENGIYVELSKRGIPAEWMGEERRGNGQSEESLQ, translated from the exons ATGGGCACAGGCAGGCTCCATCTGGCTGTCCTCCCCGGACTCATCCTGCTGTCCTTGTCCCCGGCAGAGCGATGCAGCAGGGTGGCTGGCTGGGTCTTCACGGAGCCTCAGCTACGAGCCAGCGCTGGGGACTCTGTCCTGCTGCAGTGCCTCTTCCTAGACCCGGTGGCCAAAGGATGGACGATGACCAAAGTGGACTGGCTACGCATGGCAGGAGCCGGCACGCAGAAG gaggagatggtgTTTTATTACTACAGCAACCATAGCATCCCTGTGGGTCGTTTCCGGCACCGGGTGCAGTGGCAAGGGGACGTCACCCGCTGGGACGGCTCTATCCAGCTGCGGGACATACAGGTGAACGACAGCGGCACGTATGTGTGTGAGATCCGGCTGCTCCAGTGCAGCAGCATCTTCAAGAACCGCACGGTGCTGCATGTCAGCCCCACGGAACAGAGAG CAGGACGAGGAGCAGCAGATGCCCGGAACGCTGCAGCCCTGGGATCCACTGGGTTTTGGCCTCTGGCTGCGGGCTGTGGCTGTGTGGCTGTTGTGCTGGCTTTCCTGGCAGGACTCAGCCTGAGAAAGAG GTCTGCAGCCAACACGGCCCTGGAGAAGACTGGAAGTGGTGGCAACAAGAACAGAGCAGAG GAAGCATTTTACTCCTCAATCCCTGGACCTGAGGTACCCAAGGCTGAACAAGATGcggggaagaagaggagagccGAGGAGACCTACATAACCATG CACCCCTCTCCCTTCCGGGAGAACGGCATCTACGTGGAGCTTTCCAAGAGGGGGATCCCAGCAGAATGGATGGGCGAGGAGAGACGGGGCAATGGACAAAGCGAGGAAAGCCTGCAGTAG
- the LOC104054289 gene encoding junctional adhesion molecule-like isoform X4, with protein MTKVDWLRMAGAGTQKEEMVFYYYSNHSIPVGRFRHRVQWQGDVTRWDGSIQLRDIQVNDSGTYVCEIRLLQCSSIFKNRTVLHVSPTEQRAGRGAADARNAAALGSTGFWPLAAGCGCVAVVLAFLAGLSLRKRSAANTALEKTGSGGNKNRAEEAFYSSIPGPEVPKAEQDAGKKRRAEETYITMHPSPFRENGIYVELSKRGIPAEWMGEERRGNGQSEESLQ; from the exons ATGACCAAAGTGGACTGGCTACGCATGGCAGGAGCCGGCACGCAGAAG gaggagatggtgTTTTATTACTACAGCAACCATAGCATCCCTGTGGGTCGTTTCCGGCACCGGGTGCAGTGGCAAGGGGACGTCACCCGCTGGGACGGCTCTATCCAGCTGCGGGACATACAGGTGAACGACAGCGGCACGTATGTGTGTGAGATCCGGCTGCTCCAGTGCAGCAGCATCTTCAAGAACCGCACGGTGCTGCATGTCAGCCCCACGGAACAGAGAG CAGGACGAGGAGCAGCAGATGCCCGGAACGCTGCAGCCCTGGGATCCACTGGGTTTTGGCCTCTGGCTGCGGGCTGTGGCTGTGTGGCTGTTGTGCTGGCTTTCCTGGCAGGACTCAGCCTGAGAAAGAG GTCTGCAGCCAACACGGCCCTGGAGAAGACTGGAAGTGGTGGCAACAAGAACAGAGCAGAG GAAGCATTTTACTCCTCAATCCCTGGACCTGAGGTACCCAAGGCTGAACAAGATGcggggaagaagaggagagccGAGGAGACCTACATAACCATG CACCCCTCTCCCTTCCGGGAGAACGGCATCTACGTGGAGCTTTCCAAGAGGGGGATCCCAGCAGAATGGATGGGCGAGGAGAGACGGGGCAATGGACAAAGCGAGGAAAGCCTGCAGTAG
- the LOC104054289 gene encoding junctional adhesion molecule-like isoform X2, which yields MGTGRLHLAVLPGLILLSLSPAERCSRVAGWVFTEPQLRASAGDSVLLQCLFLDPVAKGWTMTKVDWLRMAGAGTQKEEMVFYYYSNHSIPVGRFRHRVQWQGDVTRWDGSIQLRDIQVNDSGTYVCEIRLLQCSSIFKNRTVLHVSPTEQRGRGAADARNAAALGSTGFWPLAAGCGCVAVVLAFLAGLSLRKRSAANTALEKTGSGGNKNRAEEAFYSSIPGPEVPKAEQDAGKKRRAEETYITMHPSPFRENGIYVELSKRGIPAEWMGEERRGNGQSEESLQ from the exons ATGGGCACAGGCAGGCTCCATCTGGCTGTCCTCCCCGGACTCATCCTGCTGTCCTTGTCCCCGGCAGAGCGATGCAGCAGGGTGGCTGGCTGGGTCTTCACGGAGCCTCAGCTACGAGCCAGCGCTGGGGACTCTGTCCTGCTGCAGTGCCTCTTCCTAGACCCGGTGGCCAAAGGATGGACGATGACCAAAGTGGACTGGCTACGCATGGCAGGAGCCGGCACGCAGAAG gaggagatggtgTTTTATTACTACAGCAACCATAGCATCCCTGTGGGTCGTTTCCGGCACCGGGTGCAGTGGCAAGGGGACGTCACCCGCTGGGACGGCTCTATCCAGCTGCGGGACATACAGGTGAACGACAGCGGCACGTATGTGTGTGAGATCCGGCTGCTCCAGTGCAGCAGCATCTTCAAGAACCGCACGGTGCTGCATGTCAGCCCCACGGAACAGAGAG GACGAGGAGCAGCAGATGCCCGGAACGCTGCAGCCCTGGGATCCACTGGGTTTTGGCCTCTGGCTGCGGGCTGTGGCTGTGTGGCTGTTGTGCTGGCTTTCCTGGCAGGACTCAGCCTGAGAAAGAG GTCTGCAGCCAACACGGCCCTGGAGAAGACTGGAAGTGGTGGCAACAAGAACAGAGCAGAG GAAGCATTTTACTCCTCAATCCCTGGACCTGAGGTACCCAAGGCTGAACAAGATGcggggaagaagaggagagccGAGGAGACCTACATAACCATG CACCCCTCTCCCTTCCGGGAGAACGGCATCTACGTGGAGCTTTCCAAGAGGGGGATCCCAGCAGAATGGATGGGCGAGGAGAGACGGGGCAATGGACAAAGCGAGGAAAGCCTGCAGTAG